The uncultured Carboxylicivirga sp. genomic interval TTACTATTCCTGATCATTATTCCTGTTGTTTCTAACCCAAATGCTTTGACGGATACGGGTTGGTAAAAAAGCAAAAATGGCTTTCACTTTCGGTGAAGTTGTTTTTCCATGATGACTCATTACAAAGATATACCATATTGATAAAACCGTACCCTTTACAACACTCGAAAGACTGATGGCCCACCAGATACCAAACATACCCAATACACTCTCGGCCGATAAAATCATGGCTGCCGGAACACGAGCTCCGGTAAATGTAATACCCACGATAGACGGTGGAATGGTGCGGCCAATACCGTTAAAAGCACCTCGCGTAACAATTTCAAGAATCATAAAAACCTGCGATACTGCCAGAATTCTCAGGTAGGTGGTACCCATAGCTAATGGTTCGGACTCGTGTAAAAACAACGAGAATATTTGTTCGCCAAAAACAATAAAGCAGATGGTAACAATGGTACCTAAGAATACTCCTATGCCCAATGTGGTAAAATATCCTTGCCTGATTCGATGCCAATTGTTGGCTCCGTAATTCTGTCCGGTAAAACTTCCAAGAGCTGTCGCAAATCCCGATGAGGTCATCCACGAGATAGCTTCAATCTGAGCTCCCACACTTTGAACCGCAATGGGAATATCGCCCCATTTGGTAATCATGCGTGCCAGTATCATGGCAAACACAGCAAATAAACTACTTTCGGCAGCCACGGGTGTTCCCAGCTTGAATATCTTTAGGGTGATATCTTTACTTAGCTTAAATCGTCGCAGATCGGGATCCATAATTTCTTTCATCCAAACAAAACGGACGATGAATATAATAAAAACTACCAGTTGCGATATAACAGTAGCCCAGGCAGCTCCATCTACTCCCATGGATGGAATAAAGCTAAATCCAAAAATAAGGAGAGGATCCAATACCATATTCAAGCCTAAACCAACCAATAGATAGTAGAAAGGCAGCTTACTGTTTCCCATACCATTGTATATACCCTGAAAGGTTGGGTTGGTGTACGAGAAGACAAAACCCAGTGCCACTATTCTGAGGTAAGAGATGGCACCGTTTTCAACCACTCCTTTCGATAAGCGGAAGGTACTGATTAACTCAGGCGCTAAAAGTAATACAATAGCTCCTATTACAATGGCTAGCAAAACGGCCCAAAATAAAGAGTGACGAGCAAAACGAGCTGCTGTCTCAGGTTCCTTTCTTCCTAAAGCTTGCGAAACTCCAACTTCGGCACCTACACGTGTAAGCAGTAATAACGACATGCCCAGCCAAATATAAAAACCAGCAGCACCCACCGAGGCAACAGCATCGCTACCTACTTGCCCGAGCCAAATCATATCGGTTAAGTTATAGGCCATCTGCATCAGCGAGGTACCAATAATTGGCAGAGCCAATTTAACCAATTGAGAAAAAATAGGACCTTGTGTTAAATCAACAGATTTCTTCATCTGCGTTGTTTTGTTTTTATTGATTGTATAAGATTGTTAGACTA includes:
- a CDS encoding MATE family efflux transporter, with amino-acid sequence MKKSVDLTQGPIFSQLVKLALPIIGTSLMQMAYNLTDMIWLGQVGSDAVASVGAAGFYIWLGMSLLLLTRVGAEVGVSQALGRKEPETAARFARHSLFWAVLLAIVIGAIVLLLAPELISTFRLSKGVVENGAISYLRIVALGFVFSYTNPTFQGIYNGMGNSKLPFYYLLVGLGLNMVLDPLLIFGFSFIPSMGVDGAAWATVISQLVVFIIFIVRFVWMKEIMDPDLRRFKLSKDITLKIFKLGTPVAAESSLFAVFAMILARMITKWGDIPIAVQSVGAQIEAISWMTSSGFATALGSFTGQNYGANNWHRIRQGYFTTLGIGVFLGTIVTICFIVFGEQIFSLFLHESEPLAMGTTYLRILAVSQVFMILEIVTRGAFNGIGRTIPPSIVGITFTGARVPAAMILSAESVLGMFGIWWAISLSSVVKGTVLSIWYIFVMSHHGKTTSPKVKAIFAFLPTRIRQSIWVRNNRNNDQE